A genomic stretch from Styela clava chromosome 5, kaStyClav1.hap1.2, whole genome shotgun sequence includes:
- the LOC120344317 gene encoding uncharacterized protein LOC120344317, with the protein MSFKTLAVVQSTSTVTKIKNKSIVVQTGSRGEKSFNFDGAFASTELPGIYSSQLSKLVHEALSGSNVSVTCCGLNEIGSGNILHGTGYNANNGIIPLIIHDLFDQVAGGQYLVSVSMLQINNKGELIDVLNPHTRSMNIKHNDKIGVYVENLSGIVCSNADEACGLYTEGFKAENALKMGQRDVIVTLYVSKKQQAGSSSSGILSKITIVDLIGHESEQENVGIKALFKAMGKGKAKKESALSNTNKLVHDIILNSSFAAVMACVSGEEKDVDTMMSLFDMVKSTSGLRLSPQKSSGDLDKLLTELRQDIKVVRDRMMVQNIPQKKDVTLLENLLSDLNAVKKTSWDQRIMLSNLYVEERKRHLADRGLLWVLEVKKGSNSEEIKKLQNCVEKLSAEYKDQKNSSEKLKNDLRSEIDQYTKLVESGNSDEKDTKARVTRIQQKKEAYKTESEKTSKIRDDLKLVKNQLRKEKEAGLDVSSFNFEMMSRKLEEDRQRMKTENQQLVDDEVEKLKVESAHEKAELEMRSSSGGLQLDANEQLRNAVQLATLKLEKSAITTQLDVLKKENMQMEEHIRVLVEKHGKEVEIQQLQNLQTFRAYREVFEEFKVDLENRWRGLLDDAIQDAVFLNSRNTELSQENEMLKMNVNELKDALSLTGTPPGKLSSIIDK; encoded by the coding sequence atgtcatTCAAGACTTTGGCGGTTGTTCAATCAACATCTACTGTTacgaaaatcaaaaataaatcaattgtGGTTCAAACTGGTTCAAGAGGAGAGAAATCATTCAATTTCGATGGAGCTTTTGCCAGTACAGAATTACCTGGAATCTATTCATCACAATTGTCAAAACTTGTTCATGAAGCATTATCTGGATCCAATGTTTCCGTCACCTGCTGTGGGTTGAATGAAATCGGAAGTGGAAATATATTACACGGAACAGGATATAATGCTAATAATGGAATTATTCCCTTAATTATTCATGATTTGTTTGATCAAGTTGCTGGTGGTCAATACCTAGTCAGTGTCAGTATGTTGCAGATCAATAACAAAGGGGAATTAATTGATGTGCTGAATCCACATACAAGGAGCATGAATATCAAGCACAATGATAAGATTGGAGTTTATGTGGAAAATTTATCAGGCATTGTATGCTCAAATGCAGATGAAGCTTGTGGCTTGTACACAGAAGGGTTTAAAGCAGAAAACGCCTTGAAAATGGGACAAAGAGATGTCATAGTTACATTGTATGTGTCAAAAAAACAGCAAGCAGGCTCATCTTCGAGCGGAATTCTGTCAAAAATTACCATCGTTGACTTGATTGGACATGAATCAGAACAAGAAAATGTCGGAATCAAGGCGCTGTTCAAAGCTATGGGCAAAGGAAAGGCAAAAAAGGAATCGGCTCTATCAAACACAAACAAACTTGTTCATGATATAATATTAAACAGCTCATTTGCTGCAGTGATGGCTTGCGTCAGTGGTGAAGAGAAGGACGTTGATACAATGATGTCATTGTTTGATATGGTAAAATCAACATCAGGGCTTCGCTTGAGCCCGCAAAAGTCGTCTGGAGATCTTGACAAATTGCTGACGGAGTTGAGACAGGATATAAAAGTTGTACGAGATAGAATGATGGTGCAGAATATTCCACAAAAGAAAGATGTAACTTTGCTCGAAAACCTTTTAAGTGATTTGAATGCAGTGAAAAAAACAAGCTGGGATCAAAGAATAATGCTTTCCAATCTATACGTGGAAGAAAGAAAAAGACATCTTGCTGACAGAGGCTTGCTTTGGGTGTTGGAAGTGAAAAAGGGTTCGAATAGTGAAGAAATCAAAAAGTTGCAAAACTGTGTTGAGAAGTTATCAGCTGAATATAAAGACCAAAAGAattcttctgaaaaattgaAGAACGATTTGAGGTCCGAGATTGATCAGTATACCAAGCTTGTTGAATCTGGAAATTCTGATGAAAAAGATACTAAAGCAAGAGTTACAAGAATACAACAGAAAAAAGAAGCATATAAAACCGAAAGCGAGAAAACTAGCAAAATCCGAGATGACCTAAAACTTGTTAAAAATCAACTCAGAAAAGAAAAAGAGGCCGGATTGGACGTTTCATCgttcaattttgaaatgatgtCTCGAAAATTGGAGGAAGACAGACAACGAATGAAAACAGAAAATCAACAATTGGTTGATGATGAGgttgaaaaattgaaagttgAATCTGCTCATGAAAAAGCAGAGCTTGAAATGAGATCATCGTCAGGGGGATTGCAGCTTGATGCAAATGAGCAACTGAGAAATGCTGTTCAATTAGCAACACTGAAATTGGAGAAATCTGCTATAACCACTCAATTGGATGTTCTAAAGAAGGAGAACATGCAGATGGAAGAACACATACGAGTTCTCGTTGAAAAACATGGAAAGGAAGTTGAAATTCAGCAGCTTCAGAATTTACAAACGTTCAGAGCTTATAGAGAAGTCTTTGAAGAGTTCAAAGTTGATCTTGAAAACCGCTGGAGGGGACTATTAGATGATGCCATACAGGATGCTGTCTTTCTCAATTCAAGGAATACTGAATTATCACAGGAAAACGAGATGTTGAAAATGAATGTAAATGAACTCAAAGATGCACTGAGTCTTACTGGTACTCCACCTGGAAAACTTTCATCTATAATTGACAAATAG